A window of the Bacteroides thetaiotaomicron VPI-5482 genome harbors these coding sequences:
- a CDS encoding BT_3987 domain-containing protein, producing the protein MKKHKTIQFIVAALFIASACTDDRDNLMVNDQIGLLHSTYTETEIFRGMDTPYQLFVIKSGKGKQETEVSISVDETVLQSYNTDNGTSIQLLPSDCYTILQPALRLNDSDYRKAFDIKWNADRLSDLLSTGKEYGLPIQMSVVQNFISADDERLKTIIVPTIKEPYLQMDVPGMSPVTDFMPTFGDLNERELFVKIRTNYSNDEDISFQIEVDPQLVIDYNTAHGTAYKMLPESSFTVDNKGVILTGMKETFIKIKYHKKGLIPEEGTYLFGDYVLPLRITSVSKYGISPDAASKLYTVKFQPDPIDKKGWSVIDFNNCCTQDGGWYLNMGWGVESLIDNNPGTQWLCRWDVKEPLPYYFVFDMGKEYTLFRFGFANPVAPAAHVWAGTSKAGYVEASIDNENWVKLKDWTSPKIGEPNVNMDVPATQARYIRFVITDTYPTYDGLRVSLGEVYAWGM; encoded by the coding sequence ATGAAAAAACATAAGACAATACAATTCATAGTTGCTGCACTTTTTATTGCATCGGCATGTACTGATGATCGTGATAATCTCATGGTTAATGATCAAATCGGACTATTGCATTCTACCTATACAGAAACGGAGATATTCCGTGGTATGGATACCCCCTATCAATTATTTGTTATCAAAAGTGGGAAAGGAAAGCAGGAGACAGAAGTTTCCATTTCTGTTGACGAGACTGTTCTTCAGAGTTATAATACGGATAATGGAACATCGATCCAATTATTACCTTCCGATTGTTATACCATTCTTCAGCCTGCTCTGCGTCTCAACGATTCCGACTATCGGAAAGCTTTTGATATTAAATGGAATGCCGACCGTCTATCCGATCTTCTTTCTACGGGAAAGGAATATGGCTTGCCCATACAAATGAGTGTGGTGCAAAATTTTATCTCTGCAGATGATGAGCGACTAAAAACCATTATTGTACCTACTATTAAGGAACCTTATTTGCAAATGGATGTTCCTGGTATGAGTCCGGTTACTGATTTTATGCCGACTTTCGGCGATTTGAATGAAAGAGAACTGTTCGTAAAGATAAGAACTAATTATTCTAATGACGAAGATATTTCATTTCAGATTGAAGTCGATCCTCAGTTAGTCATTGATTATAATACCGCTCATGGCACGGCTTATAAAATGTTGCCGGAGAGTTCCTTTACTGTAGATAATAAAGGAGTTATATTAACAGGCATGAAGGAAACATTCATTAAAATTAAATACCACAAGAAAGGGTTAATACCGGAAGAGGGTACTTATTTATTTGGTGACTATGTACTTCCACTACGCATTACTTCCGTTTCAAAATATGGTATAAGTCCTGATGCTGCGTCCAAACTGTACACAGTTAAATTCCAACCGGACCCAATAGACAAGAAAGGATGGAGTGTTATAGATTTCAACAACTGTTGTACCCAAGACGGCGGATGGTATCTGAATATGGGATGGGGAGTGGAATCATTGATAGACAATAATCCTGGCACACAATGGCTATGCCGATGGGATGTAAAAGAGCCCTTGCCCTATTACTTTGTATTTGACATGGGGAAAGAATATACATTATTCAGATTTGGATTTGCTAACCCTGTTGCACCAGCAGCACACGTTTGGGCAGGCACATCGAAAGCCGGTTATGTAGAAGCTAGTATTGATAACGAGAATTGGGTTAAATTAAAAGACTGGACTTCTCCCAAAATCGGAGAACCCAACGTTAATATGGATGTTCCTGCGACACAAGCCCGATACATTCGTTTTGTAATAACTGATACCTATCCGACTTATGACGGGCTGAGAGTTAGTCTTGGTGAAGTTTATGCTTGGGGTATGTAA